One genomic region from Ovis canadensis isolate MfBH-ARS-UI-01 breed Bighorn chromosome 6, ARS-UI_OviCan_v2, whole genome shotgun sequence encodes:
- the FABP2 gene encoding fatty acid-binding protein, intestinal codes for MAFDGTWKVDRNENYEKFMEKMGINVVKRKLAAHDNLKLIITQEGNKFTVKESSTFRSIEIIFELGVTFNYSLADGTELSGAWALEGDKLVGKFKRLDNGNELNTVREIIGGEMVQTYTYEGVEAKRIFKKE; via the exons ATGGCGTTTGATGGTACTTGGAAGGTAGACAGAAATGAGAACTATGAAAAGTTCATGGAAAAAATGG GTATTAATGTGGTGAAAAGGAAGCTTGCAGCTCATGATAATTTGAAACTGATAATTACccaagaaggaaataaattcaCAGTCAAAGAATCAAGCACTTTTCGAAGCATCGAAATTATTTTTGAGCTTGGTGTCACTTTTAATTACAGCCTCGCAGACGGAACTGAACTCAGT GGGGCGTGGGCCCTGGAGGGAGATAAACTTGTCGGAAAATTTAAACGGTTGGACAATGGAAATGAACTAAACACTGTCCGAGAAATTATAGGTGGCGAAATGGTCCAG ACTTACACATATGAAGGTGTGGAGGCCAAGAGGATTTTCAAAAAGGAATGA